Genomic DNA from Fibrobacter sp.:
GATACGACGCTCCCGGGCGCAGGGATTCCCGCCGGCAGCACGCATCCGCTCTACGACGTGCGCGAAGAGATTATCGACTTCTTCAGCCAGATGGGCTTCGAGGTGGACTTCGGCCGCGACATCGAGACGGACTGGTACAACTTCGAGGCGCTCAACACGCCGCCCGACCATCCGAGCCGCGACATGCAGGACACCTTCTACGTGGACGACAAGGTGATGCTGCGTACGCACACTTCCGGCACGCAGATCCACTACATGGAAACGCACAAGCCGCCGTTCCGCATGATTGCTCCGGGCCACGTGTTCCGCGTGGACAACGATGCGACCCACGCCCCGATGTTCCAGCAGTGCGAAGGCCTGGTGGTCGACGAGAACATCAGCTTCGCCGACCTCAAGGGCGTGCTCCAGGTGTTCATGAACAAGCTGTTCGGCGAAGGCGTCAAGACGCGTTTCCGCCCGAGCTTCTTCCCGTTCACGGAACCGTCTGCGGAAATGGACGTGAGCTGCGTGTTCTGCGGTGGCAAGGGTTGCCGCCGTTGCAAGGGCACGGGCTGGATGGAAATCGGCGGTTGCGGTTCTGTGGACCCGAACGTGTTCAAGAACTGCGGCATCGATTCCGAGAAGTACACGGGCTTTGCATTCGGCTTCGGCCTCGACCGTATCGCGATGCTGCGCCACGCGATTCCGGAAATCGGCTTGCTGACTGCGAACGACCAGAGGTTCTTGAGCCAGTTCTAAGGAACGCGCTTAATACAGAATTGAAAAAGGCTGGTTTTGAACCAGCCTTTTTTTTCGTTTATTGTCGACCCTGACCTTCGTCAGGGTGACTCGGGGTGTCCCTGTTCTGACCTTCGTCAGGGTGACTCGGGACGTTACTTGCAACGATGGAAGTCGTCTTCCACGCGGATGATGTCGTCTTCGCCGGTGTATTCGCCCACCTGCACTTCCACGATGACAAGCGGGAGCTTGCCTTCGTTCTGCAGGCGGTGGACTTCACCCACCGGGATGTAGGTCGATTCGTTCGGGCGCACGTAGAACACCTTGTCGCCGACAGTGCAGGTAGCGGTACCGCTCACGACCACCCAGTGTTCGGAACGGTGCAGGTGCTTCTGCAGGCTGAGGCGCTTGCCCGGCTTCACCACGATGCGCTTCATCTTGTAGCGTTCGGAGGATTCCAGCACGGAGTACGTACCCCACGGGCGACTCACCGTCTGCGGCACGTTGATGAGGTCAGAGCCGCGGGCCTTGAGTTCTTCCACGACTTTCTTCACCTTCTGGCTGCTGCTGAGCGGAGCCACGAGGAGGGCGTCCGGAGTATCGACGATGAGCATCTTGTCGAGGTCGATAGTCGCGATGGCGCGCTGCGTTCCCAGCACGAGGGAGTTCTTGGAACCAACCGCGATGTGGCGCTGGTTCAAGTTGTTGCCGTTTTCGTCGTGCGGGTATTCGCCGTAAAGGCTTGCAAAGCTTCCAAGGTCGCTCCAGCCGATGTCGCTCGGGACGACCTTCACCTTCTTGGACTTTTCCATCACGGCGTAGTCGATGGAGTTGCTCGGGATGGCGAGCATGTCGTCGCGGTCGATGCGGATGGGTTCGCCTTCTTCGATCGGGGCATTTTCGAGCGCAGCCTTGGAGGCGGCAAGGATATCCGGAGAATACTTGCCCAGTTCCTCGAGGAACGTCTTGGCCTTGAAGCAGAAGATGCCGCTATTCCAGTAGAAGTTGCCAGCCACAAGGTACTTCTCGGCAGTAGCGAGATCGGGCTTTTCCACGAAGCGCTTCACGTTCTCGCCATCGGCCTCGATGTAGCCGTAACCCGTCTCGGGGCTTGTCGGCGTGATGCCGAACGTCACGAGATTCCCCGCCTGGGCGAGTTCCTCAGCGCGAAGCAGCGCTAACTTGTACGCATCCTTCTTACGAATCACGTGATCCGACGGAGACACGAGTACGATAGTCTCAGGGTCCATCGTAAGGCAAGCAAGCGCAATCGCGGGAGCGGTGTTGCGGCCCACGGGTTCCAGGAGGAACTTGCTTCCCTTATGGCCTTCCGCCTCGAGCTGGTCCTTCGCGAGGAAGAACTGGTCGGCGTTGGAGACAATGAACTGCGATTCGCACACGGCAGAGTTCGTGACGACAGTCTTACGGAAGAGAGACTGCCCGTCAAAGAGCGGTGCAAACTGCTTGGGCATCAGAGAACGGCTCACAGGCCAAAGGCGCGTGCCCGAACCACCACAAAGAATCAGGTTAATCATAACGCTAAACCTCTATTATTTTCGACCCTACTTGCCGTTCATGATAAGTTCTACGTTGCGAGCGGCAGCGATGCCATTGTACACACCGTTGACAGTCGGAAGAATCTGACCAATAATGCGGTTCCACGTTGCAATGCCAGAAGCATCCACATAAACAATATCACGCGCATTCAGGTTGAACCTTTCGGCCATGGCCAAGGCCATCGCGTTCTTCGCATCCAAATGGAACACGTCTATCCGCGTTTCAGACGTATTGCGGATAACATAGATCAGCCTAGCCGAAGCCGTACTCGCATTCAAGCCACCAGATGTGGCCAGAGCTTCGACAAGAGAAAGCTTCCCCTGGTTCACGTTCACGATTCCCGTCCTTGCGACTTCACCCATCACGTACACGCGATTTTCTTTTTGCGTTTCGGAAAGTGCCGGAACGAAAATCTGGTCATCGGGTTTAAGCAAGATGCGGTCAAGCGGGAGGTTCGTCCTAAAAGCTTCCAGGTAGTTAATGCTGTAGACTTTGTCGCCACGGCGCAGTTGCAAGAGAGACGGATCCGCTTCTTCGGCAAAACCACCCACAGCAGCAATAGCGTTCGGAATCGTCATCGGCATTTCGTTAAAAGGAACAAATCCCGGCTTGTTTACCGCACCGGAAATAAACGCCTTGAGGCTGTTGTAACCCGTCACGCGCACATCGACCTGCGGATCGTTAAGAATCTTGTCGGATAGACGCTTCGTGATTTCGGTACGGAGTTCCTGAGCTGTGAGGCCCGCAGCCTTAATCTCGCCTGCATAAGGGTAGAAAAGCATACCGTCGGTCGTCACACGCTGGCCTGCCGGCTGGTACTGGCCCATCGGGGACGTAAGTTCCGGGTGTTCCCACACCACCACCTGGACCATGTCCAGAGGACCAATGCGGTATTCCAGGCTCGGAAGGGAATCAACAATCAAGTCGGAAAGATCCCTTGCACCGGACGATGAAGAATCGACGTCGGCTGAAGCTCCGATACCAAAATCACCCGTTTCGATAGAGTGAACGACCACCTTGATGCCATTGTAATCTATGGAACCTTCCGCTGTTTCGTCCGGGACATTCATTCGCATTTGCGGTCCCAGAGAGCATCCCGCTAAAACGACGGCCAAGCCGGCCAACAAGCAATACAACCTCTTCATTATTTGTCCTCGCTCTTTTTAATCTTCTCTACCCAATAAGGAGTCAGTTTCGAAATAAAATTCCATGCAAGCACGAAAGCGTTTTCGGGACGGCGGTACGGGTCAGGGATATCCACCTGCTGCGCCTCGCCGTAGCGGTGAATCTTTTCGCCCATATCCGGATAACGGCGTTGAAGTTCCACCTTATGGCCATTTTCCATTACTAGAACCAAATCGGCCCACTTGAGGATATCCAGATTTATCTGGCGAGCGCGATGGGCGCTCATGTCAACGCCATGCTGCATAGCAATCTTCTGACTAATTTCGTGCGCAGGATGATCGACAAGCGCACCGAGCCCGGCGCTCATCACCTTAAAGCCTTCACCCAATTCCTTTTTCAACAGGTACTCTCCCGTAGGACTACGACAGATATTACCTGTACAAACAACAAGTATGTTCTTCATTACTACATAAAATAGAAAATTGACCGTCCGCCGGTGGTCCACAGACAGCGAGTTATCCCTATGGAGAGAAGGCGCTATAGTTCGAACGCGAAGCCCAAGTCCTTGAGGGCGGGGTTCTTCGTGTCCTTTTCGGAAAGGAGCGGTTCAAAGCCGTTCCCGACCGGCCATTCGATACCGATGGCGGGGTCGTTCCACATCAGGCCGCCTTCGTCCTTCGGGTCGTACAGGCGGGTGCACTTGTAAACAAAAGTTGCGGTTTCGCTGAGGACCACGAACCCGTGGGCAAAACCTTCGGGAATGTAGAACTGCTTCTTGTTTTCGGAAGAAAGCGTCACGCCTTCCCACTTGCCGAACGTCGGGCTACCCTTGCGCAAGTCCACCGCCACGTCAAAAACTTCGCCATCGATTACGCGGACAAGTTTGCCCTGCGGGTTTTTCTTCTGGAAATGCAGCCCGCGGAGCACGCCCTTCTTGCTCTTGGATTCGTTATCCTGCACGAAGACCATGTCGAGACCGGCGGCATCGAATTCCGCCTTGTTGTAGGTTTCCATGAAATAACCACGATGGTCGCCGAAGACCGTCGGCTCTACAATCGTCACGCCCTCGATGGAGGTCTTGATGAAATTAAACTTTCCCATTTTAAATCTCCTATAGATCCTTCGCTTCGCTCAGGATGACACGTAGGCTATCTATTCCCGTACATTTTTTCGTAATACTTTTCGTAGTCGCCGCTCGTGATGTTGTCGAGCCATTCCTGGTTGTCGAGGTACCAGCGCACCGTCTTCTCGATGCCTTCTTCGAACTGCAGAGACGGTTCCCAGCCGAGTTCCTTCTGGAGCTTGGTGGAGTCAATCGCGTAGCGGGCGTCGTGGCCCAGGCGGTCCGTCACGTAGGTGATGAGGTTCATGTCTTCGCCTTCGGCACGACCGAGCAATCTATCCACCGTCTTGATGACGACCTTGATGATGTCGATGTTCTTCCATTCGTTGAAGCCACCAATGTTATACGTCTCGGCAATCTTCCCGTTATGGAAAATCACGTCGATGGCGCGGGCGTGGTCTTCCACGAAGAGCCAGTCGCGCACGTTCTCGCCCTTGCCGTAAACCGGCAGCGGCTTCTTGTGGCGGATGTTGTTGATGAAGAGCGGAATCAGTTTTTCGGGGAACTGGTACGGGCCGTAGTTGTTGGAGCAGTTCGTCACGATGGTCGGCATGCCGTAAGTGTCGTGGAACGCGCGCACAAAGTGGTCGGAACCCGCCTTGCTAGCGGAATACGGAGAATGCGGCGTGTACTTCGTCGTCTCGTAGAAGAAGTCGTCACCATAAGCCAGGTGATGTTCGGAGCTCGAAGCAGTCGTCGTGAACGGAGGCGTGATTCCTTCCGGGTGGTTCATCTTCAAGGCACCATAGACTTCATCGGTGGAAATGTGGTAGAAGCGCTTGCCTTCGTACTTTTCGGGGAGGCTTTCCCAATAGAGCTTCGCGGCCTGCAACAGGCTCAATGTGCCCATGACGTTTGTCTTTGCGAAGGTGAACGGGTCCTTGATGGAGCGGTCCACATGGCTTTCGGCCGCAAGGTGGATAATGCCGTCGACATGCTCGTCCTGCATGAGCTTGTAGAACGCGTCAAAATCGCAGATGTCCATCTTCACGAACTTGTAGTTCGGCTTGCCCTCGATGTCCTTGAGGTTCGCGAGGTTGCCCGCGTAAGTGAGCTTGTCGAGGTTGATGATCTTGTAGTCCGGATACTTGTTCACGAACAGGCGAACCACGTGGCTCCCGATAAAGCCCGCACCGCCGGTAATGACGATAGAACGTTTCATAAATTAATACCTTATCTTTCCTTCCGCGACCTTGCGCAGGTGCTGACCATAGGGGGATTTGCCGTACTTGGCGGCAGATTCCAGCAGTTTTTCCTTGGAAATCCAGCCGTTGATGTAGGCGATTTCCTCGACGGCAGAAATCTGGATACCCTGGCGGTTTTCCACCATCTTCACGAACTCGCCCGCTTCGATGAGACTGTCCATCGTACCGGTATCGAGCCATGCGAATCCACGACCGAGGAGTTTCACATCCAACTCGCCCATGTCGAGATACGTCTTGTTGAGGTCCGTAATTTCGAGTTCGCCGCGGGCGCTGGGCTTCTGGGCCTTCGCGAATCCCGAGACGCGATTGTCATAGAAGTAAAGGCCTGTGATGGCGTAGTTGCTCTTGGGTTCCTTCGGCTTTTCTTCGACCGAAATCACCTTGCCCTTGTCGTCAAATTCAACGACACCGAATCGTTCCGGGTCCTCCACGTAGTAGCCGAACACGCTCGCGCGTCCGTTTTCTTCGGCGTTCTTCACCGCGGCCTTCAAAAGCGGGCTGAAGCCGTTCCCGTAAAAAATGTTGTCGCCGAGCACCATCGCACAGCAATCGTCACCGATGAATTCCTCGCCCAGGATAAACGCCTGCGCAAGTCCGTCGGGACTGGGCTGCACTTTGTAACTCAGATTGAGGCCCATCGCGGAACCGTCACCGAGGAGGCGCTCGAAATTCGGCAAGTCCGTCGGAGTAGAAATAATCAGGATGTCACGGATACCCGCCAGCATAAGCGTCGACAGCGGATAATAAATCATCGGCTTGTCGTAAACGGGCAGGAGCTGTTTACTCGTGACCATGGTCAGCGGGTACAGGCGCGTGCCGGAGCCTCCGGCGAGTACGATTCCTTTCATAATGTATCCTGTTCTAGGGGCCTCGACTATAAAATGTAACAAATTCGGCTCATCCGGAAAAAAACTATCTTTACCCGCATGAGTGAAAACGCCCGCAAAGCCCTGAAAGATTTTATTCCGCAAGCCACAAACGGAGAGGTTTCATCCGAAGACTTGCTCGACGCTTTCATGCAATGGGCGGAGTCCCGCGGGACCACGCTCTATCCCGCGCAAGAAGAGGCCATCCTCGAACTTTTGGACGGGAAGAACGTCATATTGAATACCCCCACGGGTTCCGGCAAGTCGATGGTCGCCCTGGCGCTCCACTTCGACAGCATCGCGCACGGGCGCAAGAGCGTGTACACCTGCCCCATCAAAGCGCTGGTGAACGAAAAATGGATGGCGCTCTGCAAGGAATTCGGAGCCGAGAACGTCGGGCTTTCTACCGGCGATGCGACCGTGAACCACGACGCCCCCATCCTGTGCTGTACGGCGGAAATCCTCTCCAACATGGCGCTCAACGAGGGCGAAAAACTCGACATCATGGACGTGGTGATGGACGAGTTCCACTACTATTCCGACCGCGAACGCGGCGTCGCCTGGCAGGTGCCACTCCTCACGCTCCCGCAAAGCCGATTCTTGCTGATGAGCGCGACCGTCGGCGCGACCGATTTTTTTGAACGCGACTTGACGAAGCATACCGAACGCGAGACCGTGACCGTACGCTCTACGCAGAGGCCCGTGCCGCTCGACTTCAGCTACAGCACCTCCGAAATTTCGACCGAAGTTCAGAAGTTGGTGAACGAGGGCAAGGCTCCCGTCTATGTGGTACACTTTACGCAGGCGGCAGCCGCAAGCAACGCGCAGAACTTCATGAGTCTCGACCTCTGCAGCAAGGAAGAAAAACAAACGATAAACGAGGCCATCAAGGAAGTTCGCTTCAGCAGCCCTTACGGCCCGGATGTCAAGCGCTGGCTCAAGCAGGGAATCGGTCTGCACCATGCGGGACTTTTGCCCAAGTACCGCATCCTCTGCGAAAAGCTCGCACAAAAAGGTTTATTGAAAGTCATCTGCGGTACCGACACGCTCGGCGTAGGCGTGAACGTCCCCATCCGCACGGTGCTCTTCACGCAGCTCTGCAAGTACAGCGGCGACAAGACGGCCATCCTTACCGCACGAGACTTTCACCAAATTGCGGGCCGTGCAGGGCGCAAGGGTTTTGACGACGTGGGCTACGTGGTGGCGCAGGCCCCCGAGCACGTCATCGAGAACATGAAACTCGAGGCCAAGAGCCGCCAGACCGGAAAGAAGTTCCAGAAGAGGAAACCGCCCGAGCACGGCTACGTTCCCTTCGACGAGAGCACGTACAAACGCCTGATCGACGCGCAGCCCGAACCGCTCACGTCGAGTTTCCGCGTAGACCACGGAATGCTCCTGAACATATTGAGCCGCGAAACCGACGGCTGCCGCGCCATGCGCAACCTGTTGAAAGATTGCCACGAGAGCGCCGCCAGCAAAAAGCAGTTGCAGCACCGCTCCTTCATGCTGTTCCGCAGCCTCGTAGAGAAAAAGATTATCGAATTCGTGAAGCCCGTGGCTCCCGGTTACAGCCACCTGCGCGTGAACATGGACTTGCAGGACGACTTCGCGATGAACCAGCCGCTCTCGCTTTACCTGCTCGACACGCTCCCGAAACTCGACAAGGATTCGCCGGAATACGCGCTCGACGTAATCACGTTATGCGAATGCATCGTCGAGAACCCCGATGCCATTCTCCGCATCCAGCAGAGCAAAGCCCGTGAAGCGCGCCTGAACGAACTCAAGGCGCAAGGCATGGAATACAACCAGCGCATGGAAGAACTCGAAAAAGTCGAGTACCCCAAGCCGCTGCGCGACTTCATTTACGACACGTACAACGCTTTTGCGGAAGTGCACCCGTGGGTCGACGTGAACGTAGAACCCAAGAGCATCGTGCGCGAGATGTTCGAGAACTTCAGCACCTTCAGCGGATACGTGAAGCAGTACAACCTGCAGCGCATGGAAGCGATTTTGCTGCGGCACCTGAA
This window encodes:
- the pheS gene encoding phenylalanine--tRNA ligase subunit alpha, whose amino-acid sequence is MSEAINNVKQAFDAELAQTDLTNQEAVNNLRVKYLGKKGAVTDLMKQMGTLSAEERPAYGKLVNELKVAVSEAIDKAIETANQAALQKKLESGFVDTTLPGAGIPAGSTHPLYDVREEIIDFFSQMGFEVDFGRDIETDWYNFEALNTPPDHPSRDMQDTFYVDDKVMLRTHTSGTQIHYMETHKPPFRMIAPGHVFRVDNDATHAPMFQQCEGLVVDENISFADLKGVLQVFMNKLFGEGVKTRFRPSFFPFTEPSAEMDVSCVFCGGKGCRRCKGTGWMEIGGCGSVDPNVFKNCGIDSEKYTGFAFGFGLDRIAMLRHAIPEIGLLTANDQRFLSQF
- a CDS encoding mannose-1-phosphate guanylyltransferase/mannose-6-phosphate isomerase codes for the protein MINLILCGGSGTRLWPVSRSLMPKQFAPLFDGQSLFRKTVVTNSAVCESQFIVSNADQFFLAKDQLEAEGHKGSKFLLEPVGRNTAPAIALACLTMDPETIVLVSPSDHVIRKKDAYKLALLRAEELAQAGNLVTFGITPTSPETGYGYIEADGENVKRFVEKPDLATAEKYLVAGNFYWNSGIFCFKAKTFLEELGKYSPDILAASKAALENAPIEEGEPIRIDRDDMLAIPSNSIDYAVMEKSKKVKVVPSDIGWSDLGSFASLYGEYPHDENGNNLNQRHIAVGSKNSLVLGTQRAIATIDLDKMLIVDTPDALLVAPLSSSQKVKKVVEELKARGSDLINVPQTVSRPWGTYSVLESSERYKMKRIVVKPGKRLSLQKHLHRSEHWVVVSGTATCTVGDKVFYVRPNESTYIPVGEVHRLQNEGKLPLVIVEVQVGEYTGEDDIIRVEDDFHRCK
- a CDS encoding polysaccharide biosynthesis/export family protein → MRMNVPDETAEGSIDYNGIKVVVHSIETGDFGIGASADVDSSSSGARDLSDLIVDSLPSLEYRIGPLDMVQVVVWEHPELTSPMGQYQPAGQRVTTDGMLFYPYAGEIKAAGLTAQELRTEITKRLSDKILNDPQVDVRVTGYNSLKAFISGAVNKPGFVPFNEMPMTIPNAIAAVGGFAEEADPSLLQLRRGDKVYSINYLEAFRTNLPLDRILLKPDDQIFVPALSETQKENRVYVMGEVARTGIVNVNQGKLSLVEALATSGGLNASTASARLIYVIRNTSETRIDVFHLDAKNAMALAMAERFNLNARDIVYVDASGIATWNRIIGQILPTVNGVYNGIAAARNVELIMNGK
- a CDS encoding low molecular weight protein-tyrosine-phosphatase, with amino-acid sequence MKNILVVCTGNICRSPTGEYLLKKELGEGFKVMSAGLGALVDHPAHEISQKIAMQHGVDMSAHRARQINLDILKWADLVLVMENGHKVELQRRYPDMGEKIHRYGEAQQVDIPDPYRRPENAFVLAWNFISKLTPYWVEKIKKSEDK
- the rfbC gene encoding dTDP-4-dehydrorhamnose 3,5-epimerase, which gives rise to MGKFNFIKTSIEGVTIVEPTVFGDHRGYFMETYNKAEFDAAGLDMVFVQDNESKSKKGVLRGLHFQKKNPQGKLVRVIDGEVFDVAVDLRKGSPTFGKWEGVTLSSENKKQFYIPEGFAHGFVVLSETATFVYKCTRLYDPKDEGGLMWNDPAIGIEWPVGNGFEPLLSEKDTKNPALKDLGFAFEL
- a CDS encoding dTDP-glucose 4,6-dehydratase; this translates as MKRSIVITGGAGFIGSHVVRLFVNKYPDYKIINLDKLTYAGNLANLKDIEGKPNYKFVKMDICDFDAFYKLMQDEHVDGIIHLAAESHVDRSIKDPFTFAKTNVMGTLSLLQAAKLYWESLPEKYEGKRFYHISTDEVYGALKMNHPEGITPPFTTTASSSEHHLAYGDDFFYETTKYTPHSPYSASKAGSDHFVRAFHDTYGMPTIVTNCSNNYGPYQFPEKLIPLFINNIRHKKPLPVYGKGENVRDWLFVEDHARAIDVIFHNGKIAETYNIGGFNEWKNIDIIKVVIKTVDRLLGRAEGEDMNLITYVTDRLGHDARYAIDSTKLQKELGWEPSLQFEEGIEKTVRWYLDNQEWLDNITSGDYEKYYEKMYGNR
- the rfbA gene encoding glucose-1-phosphate thymidylyltransferase RfbA, with the protein product MKGIVLAGGSGTRLYPLTMVTSKQLLPVYDKPMIYYPLSTLMLAGIRDILIISTPTDLPNFERLLGDGSAMGLNLSYKVQPSPDGLAQAFILGEEFIGDDCCAMVLGDNIFYGNGFSPLLKAAVKNAEENGRASVFGYYVEDPERFGVVEFDDKGKVISVEEKPKEPKSNYAITGLYFYDNRVSGFAKAQKPSARGELEITDLNKTYLDMGELDVKLLGRGFAWLDTGTMDSLIEAGEFVKMVENRQGIQISAVEEIAYINGWISKEKLLESAAKYGKSPYGQHLRKVAEGKIRY
- a CDS encoding RNA helicase, with translation MSENARKALKDFIPQATNGEVSSEDLLDAFMQWAESRGTTLYPAQEEAILELLDGKNVILNTPTGSGKSMVALALHFDSIAHGRKSVYTCPIKALVNEKWMALCKEFGAENVGLSTGDATVNHDAPILCCTAEILSNMALNEGEKLDIMDVVMDEFHYYSDRERGVAWQVPLLTLPQSRFLLMSATVGATDFFERDLTKHTERETVTVRSTQRPVPLDFSYSTSEISTEVQKLVNEGKAPVYVVHFTQAAAASNAQNFMSLDLCSKEEKQTINEAIKEVRFSSPYGPDVKRWLKQGIGLHHAGLLPKYRILCEKLAQKGLLKVICGTDTLGVGVNVPIRTVLFTQLCKYSGDKTAILTARDFHQIAGRAGRKGFDDVGYVVAQAPEHVIENMKLEAKSRQTGKKFQKRKPPEHGYVPFDESTYKRLIDAQPEPLTSSFRVDHGMLLNILSRETDGCRAMRNLLKDCHESAASKKQLQHRSFMLFRSLVEKKIIEFVKPVAPGYSHLRVNMDLQDDFAMNQPLSLYLLDTLPKLDKDSPEYALDVITLCECIVENPDAILRIQQSKAREARLNELKAQGMEYNQRMEELEKVEYPKPLRDFIYDTYNAFAEVHPWVDVNVEPKSIVREMFENFSTFSGYVKQYNLQRMEAILLRHLNYVYKVLSQTVPDGYKNEELLEMQDYLGDMIRRTDSSLLEEWEKMAHPEDYQKRLEAGTAEDEAEKAFGADKAAADITYDKKRFLGMVRQRIFQIMGNLAKQDFTTVLDSLADDLDEGEMLADAEGTPWTEKRLLEIMASYTAEHHKFRLDVEGRALAHTIVTYEGDTMHVQQMLQDEEEFNDWSIDFDISLSDSREAGIPLLKLMRIGEV